A single region of the Salicibibacter cibi genome encodes:
- the hslO gene encoding Hsp33 family molecular chaperone HslO — MQDYLLKATAFEQQVRVYATITTDMVNEAVLRHQAYPTASAALGRTMTVSTMMGAMMSGDDKLTVKVEGNGPLGPVIVDSTAEGNTRGYVHNPRVHFELNRFGKLDVARAVGHSGHIAVAKDLGMKETFTSHSPIVSGELGEDFTYYFTTSEQVPSSVGLGVLVDTDHSVLAAGGFIVQVLPGTEEAVIDHVEKHIEAAPPISKLIERGYNPERIVETVTGGDYQFLEKMPVQFKCSCSKERIGRAMVGLGSEEIQSMITEDHGAETECHFCHAQYPFNVEDLMQLKQEALSQENHEGR, encoded by the coding sequence TTGCAAGATTATCTTTTGAAAGCAACAGCTTTTGAACAACAAGTGCGCGTATACGCGACGATTACGACCGATATGGTGAACGAAGCCGTACTACGTCATCAAGCGTATCCCACGGCGTCGGCTGCGCTTGGTCGGACGATGACCGTTTCCACGATGATGGGTGCGATGATGAGCGGCGACGATAAACTTACGGTGAAAGTGGAAGGGAACGGCCCCCTCGGTCCAGTCATCGTCGACAGTACGGCAGAAGGAAATACAAGAGGATATGTGCACAATCCCCGGGTTCATTTTGAATTAAATCGTTTCGGCAAACTTGATGTCGCCCGCGCCGTTGGACATAGCGGTCATATTGCTGTCGCCAAGGATCTCGGCATGAAAGAAACGTTTACGAGCCATTCCCCTATTGTATCGGGAGAATTGGGAGAAGACTTCACGTATTACTTTACGACATCCGAACAAGTTCCTTCCTCTGTCGGGCTTGGCGTCCTTGTGGATACGGACCATTCTGTTTTAGCCGCGGGAGGATTTATCGTACAAGTTTTACCGGGAACAGAAGAAGCCGTCATCGATCACGTAGAGAAACACATTGAAGCCGCTCCGCCAATCTCAAAATTAATTGAACGGGGGTACAATCCGGAACGCATCGTCGAGACGGTCACAGGCGGAGATTATCAATTTTTGGAAAAAATGCCCGTGCAGTTTAAATGTTCATGCTCAAAGGAACGGATTGGACGCGCGATGGTTGGGTTGGGAAGCGAGGAAATCCAATCGATGATTACGGAAGATCACGGTGCGGAGACGGAATGTCATTTTTGCCATGCCCAATATCCATTTAACGTTGAAGATTTGATGCAATTAAAACAAGAAGCATTGAGTCAGGAAAATCACGAGGGACGATAA
- the cysK gene encoding cysteine synthase A codes for MSKVVNSITELIGDTPLVKLNRLTGENDADVYLKLEFYNPGSSVKDRIALAMIERAEKEGKLKPGDTLIEATSGNTGIGLAMVAAAKGYRSVLVMPDTMSQERRNLLRAYGAELELTPGAEGMGGAIRKTNELAEEKGYFIPEQFENQANVDIHRETTGRELLEQVDGQIDAFVAGIGTGGTITGAGRLLKEHYPNLKNIAVEPADAPVLSGGEKGPHKIQGIGAGFVPGILDTEVYDEVVTATTDQAFEYARRAAREEGILGGISSGAALYVAVEEARKQGKGKKVVVVIPSNGERYLSTPLYQFDDE; via the coding sequence ATGAGCAAAGTGGTAAATTCCATTACTGAACTAATTGGGGACACGCCTCTCGTTAAATTAAATCGACTCACGGGAGAAAACGATGCCGATGTTTATTTGAAGCTCGAATTTTATAATCCTGGCAGCTCGGTGAAGGACCGAATCGCCTTGGCGATGATTGAACGGGCTGAAAAGGAAGGCAAGTTAAAACCCGGCGATACGCTTATAGAAGCTACGAGCGGGAATACAGGAATCGGACTCGCGATGGTTGCCGCTGCGAAAGGCTACCGTTCCGTTCTCGTCATGCCGGATACGATGAGCCAGGAACGCCGTAATTTGTTGAGAGCATACGGAGCAGAACTCGAACTGACTCCCGGGGCAGAAGGAATGGGCGGCGCGATCCGTAAAACCAATGAATTGGCAGAAGAAAAGGGTTACTTTATTCCGGAGCAATTCGAAAATCAAGCCAATGTGGACATTCATCGGGAAACGACAGGCCGGGAATTGCTCGAGCAAGTGGATGGACAAATTGATGCCTTTGTAGCCGGAATAGGTACAGGCGGTACGATTACCGGTGCCGGCCGACTGTTAAAAGAACACTATCCGAACCTCAAGAACATTGCTGTTGAACCGGCGGACGCACCAGTATTGTCCGGTGGCGAAAAAGGACCCCATAAAATCCAAGGTATTGGTGCCGGGTTTGTTCCGGGAATTTTGGATACGGAAGTCTATGATGAAGTTGTTACCGCAACAACCGACCAAGCTTTCGAATACGCTCGCCGTGCGGCTCGTGAAGAAGGCATCCTAGGCGGCATTTCTTCAGGCGCTGCGCTTTATGTCGCTGTGGAAGAAGCCAGAAAGCAAGGAAAAGGAAAGAAAGTCGTCGTTGTGATCCCGTCCAACGGTGAACGTTATTTAAGTACACCGCTTTATCAGTTTGATGATGAGTAA